In Bombus huntii isolate Logan2020A chromosome 9, iyBomHunt1.1, whole genome shotgun sequence, a single window of DNA contains:
- the LOC126869493 gene encoding modifier of mdg4-like isoform X1, with protein sequence MSNQICLKWNSFLNNIATSFESLWEEEGLVDVTLASDGQCLTAHKVILSASSPFFKKVFQTNPCQHPVIILQDVHFSELEALLIFIYKGEVNIEQKNLPALLKAAETLQIRGLSGGDIFAKESYKRLVELEQAVEEGAATAKEETPKKKQKLNKHQNSILESALTPKVSQVESTDESTTSEQSGKEGDYLLQKNMQNPIYHRLEMKIEPLETVLEDSQKQSATDKDPTERLDTGQLVGSQGSSKPNVTVIADARETSTPSSEPETRARFPIDLDRTPPWNTYRHSDELHLPNHLYSESMPDQQESTSNILVERDARVLHSVFPTCPGTAGNSEFPEETVNGVTAYPPFPCPFCDRAYTSWGFRRRHIKAVHTISPSLNCKWCLQVLPTHAAWRRHVILAHNLSASDAHNGLLILEEAHMVLQIARPTRLDTLVNIIKQNSQQNSNPENSQSDKD encoded by the exons ATGTCAAATCAAATATGTCTAAAATGGAACAGTTTTTTAAACAACATAGCAACGAGTTTCGAAAGTCTCTGGGAAGAGGAAGGTTTAGTAGATGTGACATTGGCAAGTGATGGACAGTGTCTTACTGCTCACAAAGTGATTCTCTCAGCAAGTAGTCCATTCTTTAAAAAAGTTTTCCAG ACAAACCCTTGTCAACATCCAGTCATAATACTTCAAGATGTGCACTTTAGCGAACTAGAAGCcttacttatatttatatataaaggAGAAGTAAATATCGAGCAAAAGAATTTGCCAGCGCTTTTAAAAGCTGCAGAGACACTGCAAATTCGTGGTCTTTCGGGAGGGGATATATTTGCTAAGGAATCTTATAAAAGATTAGTGGAATTGGAACAAGCGGTGGAAGAAGGAGCAGCTACTGCCAAGGAAGAAactccaaaaaaaaaacaaaaattaaacaaacatCAGAATTCTATATTAGAATCAGCACTGACACCTAAAGTATCGCAAGTAGAGAGCACGGATGAATCTACGACCAGTGAACAGAGTGGCAAAGAGGGAGATTATTTATTGCagaaaaatatgcaaaatccGATATATCATCGTTTAGAAATGAAG ATAGAACCATTAGAAACTGTGCTAGAAGATTCTCAAAAACAATCTGCAACGGACAAGGACCCAACAGAAAGGTTAGACACAGGGCAACTCGTTGGGAGTCAAG GATCATCGAAGCCGAATGTAACCGTAATCGCCGACGCACGAGAGACTTCGACTCCTTCGTCCGAGCCAGAAACGCGCGCGAGATTTCCCATTGACCTTGATCGAACTCCACCTTGGAATACTTACCGACACTCGGACGAACTTCACTTGCCGAATCATTTGTATTCGGAATCGATGCCCGATCAACAGGAATCTACATCAAACATTCTCGTGGAACGAGATGCAAGAGTTCTGCATTCCGTATTTCCAACTTGCCCTGGCACCGCTGGCAATTCAGAATTCCCCGAAGAGACCGTCAATGGCGTCACAGCGTATCCACCATTTCCGTGTCCGTTCTGTGATAGAGCGTACACGAGTTGGGGTTTTCGTCGAAGGCACATCAAAGCCGTGCACACGATTTCGCCATCCTTAAACTGCAAATGGTGTTTACAG GTTCTTCCTACGCATGCGGCTTGGAGACGTCACGTAATATTAGCGCATAATCTGTCTGCGAGCGACGCACATAATGGGCTCCTAATTTTAGAGGAAGCGCATATGGTTTTACAAATTGCGCGCCCCACCAGGTTAGATACTTTAGTTAAcataattaaacaaaattccCAACAGAATAGCAATCCCGAGAATTCCCAGTCGGACAAAGATTGA
- the LOC126869490 gene encoding uncharacterized protein LOC126869490 isoform X1 — translation MKSRENKNTCVQRGECQCSHIDNQTVSSVQESTKSMARDSGHNLQQVSIKDSTLTKENMIIRSMKSLRLLKDVIIENGIKYTLYLLCFHLFDAISWIFPDFKEHIKTKHAVTCNENHERKNEWKPINQNCRKQRMGNHNSNDKPLIEPQNAEKDSDSSRNQSSNGSNETTNMPINYENIDSCISHTALKKPMNISTEKHSFNKTQFPINISQDTELFANKRSNVVRNKFLKSYTQKQRSNFCANKGNNAQIFNQKFTSSDSMHSSSSFPRSFTPYKYRKSNQTNFVYNGEDSQFSNDSPTRPWLKKNETKQRKELSIKFTPTNEKENFIFDEERNKKHPEQRNEKKTQEGNFRHDPTKYKSHYSRIFVRSKKSKQDNLKYKEMGTQTDSTFSTDKAVQMVSVGTMWSEQEIYGNATHKSQDKDTDQKINYMDYILEYQRTAEKLLLSIHEQLLSHNAPFSSTDFSSNEHTCAAPDSNIAANRWSTKFTNNINTSETPTCTSPDFPEVSHSPSSSTDNSGHILLPSVKDEYIPKFCTKPVKVTPPAPSPI, via the exons ATGAAGTCAAGGGAAAATAAAAACACATGTGTACAAAGAGGCGAATGTCAGTGCTCTCATATTGATAAC CAAACTGTATCGAGTGTACAGGAGTCAACAAAATCTATGGCCAGAGACAGCGGCCACAATCTTCAACAAGTATCAATAAAAGATTCAACACTAACGAAAGAAAACATGATCATAAGATCAATGAAAAGTTTACGTTTGTTGAAAGATGTTATCATAGAAAATGGTATCAAATACACCTTGTATCTTTTATGCTTCCATCTATTTGACGCAATTTCTTGGATATTTCCTGATTTCAAGGAACACATAAAGACAAAACACGCCGTAACATGTAATGAAAATCatgaaagaaagaacgaaTGGAAGCCAATAAATCAAAATTGCAGAAAACAAAGAATGGGAAACCACAATTCGAACGACAAACCGTTGATAGAACCTCAAAATGCCGAGAAAGATTCTGATTCTTCCAGAAATCAATCGAGCAACGGTAGTAATGAGACAACAAATATGCCAATAAACTACGAAAACATTGACAGCTGTATATCGCACACTGCTTTGAAAAAGCCTATGAATATATCAACTGAGAAACATAGTTTTAACAAAACGCAGTTCCCGATAAATATATCTCAAGATACCGAACTGTTTGCAAATAAGCGAAGTAATGTTgttcgaaataaatttctgaaATCGTATACTCAAAAACAACGCAGCAATTTCTGCGCGAATAAAGGAAATAATGCACAAATCTTTAATCAAAAATTCACTTCTTCCGATAGCATGCATTCGTCATCTTCGTTTCCTAGGTCTTTCACACCCTACAAATACAGAAAATCAAACCAAACTAATTTCGTTTACAATGGAGAAGACAGCCAATTTTCTAATGATTCCCCAACTAGACCTTGGTtaaaaaagaacgaaacaAAACAAAGGAAGGAACTATCCATCAAATTTACTCCTACTAATGAAAAGGAAAACTTTATATTTGATGAAGAGAGGAACAAAAAGCACCCGgaacagagaaacgaaaagaaaacacAAGAAGGCAATTTCCGACATGATCCGACTAAATACAAATCGCATTACTCAAGAATATTCGTGAGAAGTAAAAAATCAAAACAAGATAATCTGAAGTATAAAGAAATGGGTACGCAAACAGATAGCACCTTTTCGACGGATAAGGCTGTTCAAATGGTTTCAGTCGGAACGATGTGGTCTGAACAAGAAATTTACGGAAATGCAACTCACAAATCTCAG GATAAAGATACGGaccagaaaataaattatatggaTTATATACTAGAGTATCAAAGAACGgccgaaaaattgttattatcCATACATGAACAACTTTTGTCGCACAATGCACCGTTTTCATCGACAGATTTTAGTTCCAATGAACACACATGTGCAGCCCCTGATAGCAATATCGCAGCGAATCGATGGTCCACAAAATTTACTAATAACATAAATACCTCGGAAACACCTACTTGTACTTCTCCTGACTTTCCTGAAGTATCACATTCGCCGTCTTCTTCTACTGATAATTCTGGACATATACTGCTGCCTTCCGTAAAAGATGAGTATATCCCGAAGTTTTGTACCAAACCAGTAAAGGTTACACCGCCAGCGCCCTCACCTATCTGA
- the LOC126869493 gene encoding modifier of mdg4-like isoform X3, with protein sequence MSNQICLKWNSFLNNIATSFESLWEEEGLVDVTLASDGQCLTAHKVILSASSPFFKKVFQTNPCQHPVIILQDVHFSELEALLIFIYKGEVNIEQKNLPALLKAAETLQIRGLSGGDIFAKESYKRLVELEQAVEEGAATAKEETPKKKQKLNKHQNSILESALTPKVSQVESTDESTTSEQSGKEGDYLLQKNMQNPIYHRLEMKIEPLETVLEDSQKQSATDKDPTERLDTGQLVGSQGSGNSPAEDISGLSGLSGLTGFSDVKPLLYAYQQLPYADLLPSPEIISTWASSRPMDHLACDLMKILFTPEERILCNVNGKMGKQQFDSNKIHLIREVLLHFSGIAPNSVEWEETWKNCVTKIDTSNRGLKRYLFQRRSVYTQ encoded by the exons ATGTCAAATCAAATATGTCTAAAATGGAACAGTTTTTTAAACAACATAGCAACGAGTTTCGAAAGTCTCTGGGAAGAGGAAGGTTTAGTAGATGTGACATTGGCAAGTGATGGACAGTGTCTTACTGCTCACAAAGTGATTCTCTCAGCAAGTAGTCCATTCTTTAAAAAAGTTTTCCAG ACAAACCCTTGTCAACATCCAGTCATAATACTTCAAGATGTGCACTTTAGCGAACTAGAAGCcttacttatatttatatataaaggAGAAGTAAATATCGAGCAAAAGAATTTGCCAGCGCTTTTAAAAGCTGCAGAGACACTGCAAATTCGTGGTCTTTCGGGAGGGGATATATTTGCTAAGGAATCTTATAAAAGATTAGTGGAATTGGAACAAGCGGTGGAAGAAGGAGCAGCTACTGCCAAGGAAGAAactccaaaaaaaaaacaaaaattaaacaaacatCAGAATTCTATATTAGAATCAGCACTGACACCTAAAGTATCGCAAGTAGAGAGCACGGATGAATCTACGACCAGTGAACAGAGTGGCAAAGAGGGAGATTATTTATTGCagaaaaatatgcaaaatccGATATATCATCGTTTAGAAATGAAG ATAGAACCATTAGAAACTGTGCTAGAAGATTCTCAAAAACAATCTGCAACGGACAAGGACCCAACAGAAAGGTTAGACACAGGGCAACTCGTTGGGAGTCAAG GGTCTGGGAACAGCCCTGCTGAAGACATTTCCGGTTTATCTGGGTTATCCGGCCTAACTGGATTCTCGGACGTGAAGCCACTGCTATACGCGTATCAGCAACTACCTTACGCCGATCTTCTGCCGAGTCCGGAGATAATCTCAACGTGGGCATCCTCTCGACCGATGGATCATTTGGCCTGTGACCTTATGAAGATCCTTTTTACCCCGGAGGAGAGGATTCTTTGTAACGTAAACGGCAAGATGGGAAAACAGCAGTTCGATAGTAACAAAATACATTTGATAAGAGAAGTTTTGCTGCACTTTAGTGGTATTGCACCTAATAGCGTGGAATGGgaggaaacttggaaaaattGCGTAACTAAAATCGATACTAGCAATAGGGGTTTGAAGAGGTATCTATTCCAAAGGCGGTCGGTTTATACTCAATGA
- the LOC126869493 gene encoding modifier of mdg4-like isoform X2, with product MSNQICLKWNSFLNNIATSFESLWEEEGLVDVTLASDGQCLTAHKVILSASSPFFKKVFQTNPCQHPVIILQDVHFSELEALLIFIYKGEVNIEQKNLPALLKAAETLQIRGLSGGDIFAKESYKRLVELEQAVEEGAATAKEETPKKKQKLNKHQNSILESALTPKVSQVESTDESTTSEQSGKEGDYLLQKNMQNPIYHRLEMKIEPLETVLEDSQKQSATDKDPTERLDTGQLVGSQGGSVSKAGCALMCVAGSGNSPAEDISGLSGLSGLTGFSDVKPLLYAYQQLPYADLLPSPEIISTWASSRPMDHLACDLMKILFTPEERILCNVNGKMGKQQFDSNKIHLIREVLLHFSGIAPNSVEWEETWKNCVTKIDTSNRGLKRYLFQRRSVYTQ from the exons ATGTCAAATCAAATATGTCTAAAATGGAACAGTTTTTTAAACAACATAGCAACGAGTTTCGAAAGTCTCTGGGAAGAGGAAGGTTTAGTAGATGTGACATTGGCAAGTGATGGACAGTGTCTTACTGCTCACAAAGTGATTCTCTCAGCAAGTAGTCCATTCTTTAAAAAAGTTTTCCAG ACAAACCCTTGTCAACATCCAGTCATAATACTTCAAGATGTGCACTTTAGCGAACTAGAAGCcttacttatatttatatataaaggAGAAGTAAATATCGAGCAAAAGAATTTGCCAGCGCTTTTAAAAGCTGCAGAGACACTGCAAATTCGTGGTCTTTCGGGAGGGGATATATTTGCTAAGGAATCTTATAAAAGATTAGTGGAATTGGAACAAGCGGTGGAAGAAGGAGCAGCTACTGCCAAGGAAGAAactccaaaaaaaaaacaaaaattaaacaaacatCAGAATTCTATATTAGAATCAGCACTGACACCTAAAGTATCGCAAGTAGAGAGCACGGATGAATCTACGACCAGTGAACAGAGTGGCAAAGAGGGAGATTATTTATTGCagaaaaatatgcaaaatccGATATATCATCGTTTAGAAATGAAG ATAGAACCATTAGAAACTGTGCTAGAAGATTCTCAAAAACAATCTGCAACGGACAAGGACCCAACAGAAAGGTTAGACACAGGGCAACTCGTTGGGAGTCAAG GGGGATCCGTGTCTAAAGCAGGCTGTGCTCTGATGTGTGTGGCAGGGTCTGGGAACAGCCCTGCTGAAGACATTTCCGGTTTATCTGGGTTATCCGGCCTAACTGGATTCTCGGACGTGAAGCCACTGCTATACGCGTATCAGCAACTACCTTACGCCGATCTTCTGCCGAGTCCGGAGATAATCTCAACGTGGGCATCCTCTCGACCGATGGATCATTTGGCCTGTGACCTTATGAAGATCCTTTTTACCCCGGAGGAGAGGATTCTTTGTAACGTAAACGGCAAGATGGGAAAACAGCAGTTCGATAGTAACAAAATACATTTGATAAGAGAAGTTTTGCTGCACTTTAGTGGTATTGCACCTAATAGCGTGGAATGGgaggaaacttggaaaaattGCGTAACTAAAATCGATACTAGCAATAGGGGTTTGAAGAGGTATCTATTCCAAAGGCGGTCGGTTTATACTCAATGA
- the LOC126869490 gene encoding uncharacterized protein LOC126869490 isoform X2, with product MEHIKTKHAVTCNENHERKNEWKPINQNCRKQRMGNHNSNDKPLIEPQNAEKDSDSSRNQSSNGSNETTNMPINYENIDSCISHTALKKPMNISTEKHSFNKTQFPINISQDTELFANKRSNVVRNKFLKSYTQKQRSNFCANKGNNAQIFNQKFTSSDSMHSSSSFPRSFTPYKYRKSNQTNFVYNGEDSQFSNDSPTRPWLKKNETKQRKELSIKFTPTNEKENFIFDEERNKKHPEQRNEKKTQEGNFRHDPTKYKSHYSRIFVRSKKSKQDNLKYKEMGTQTDSTFSTDKAVQMVSVGTMWSEQEIYGNATHKSQDKDTDQKINYMDYILEYQRTAEKLLLSIHEQLLSHNAPFSSTDFSSNEHTCAAPDSNIAANRWSTKFTNNINTSETPTCTSPDFPEVSHSPSSSTDNSGHILLPSVKDEYIPKFCTKPVKVTPPAPSPI from the exons ATG GAACACATAAAGACAAAACACGCCGTAACATGTAATGAAAATCatgaaagaaagaacgaaTGGAAGCCAATAAATCAAAATTGCAGAAAACAAAGAATGGGAAACCACAATTCGAACGACAAACCGTTGATAGAACCTCAAAATGCCGAGAAAGATTCTGATTCTTCCAGAAATCAATCGAGCAACGGTAGTAATGAGACAACAAATATGCCAATAAACTACGAAAACATTGACAGCTGTATATCGCACACTGCTTTGAAAAAGCCTATGAATATATCAACTGAGAAACATAGTTTTAACAAAACGCAGTTCCCGATAAATATATCTCAAGATACCGAACTGTTTGCAAATAAGCGAAGTAATGTTgttcgaaataaatttctgaaATCGTATACTCAAAAACAACGCAGCAATTTCTGCGCGAATAAAGGAAATAATGCACAAATCTTTAATCAAAAATTCACTTCTTCCGATAGCATGCATTCGTCATCTTCGTTTCCTAGGTCTTTCACACCCTACAAATACAGAAAATCAAACCAAACTAATTTCGTTTACAATGGAGAAGACAGCCAATTTTCTAATGATTCCCCAACTAGACCTTGGTtaaaaaagaacgaaacaAAACAAAGGAAGGAACTATCCATCAAATTTACTCCTACTAATGAAAAGGAAAACTTTATATTTGATGAAGAGAGGAACAAAAAGCACCCGgaacagagaaacgaaaagaaaacacAAGAAGGCAATTTCCGACATGATCCGACTAAATACAAATCGCATTACTCAAGAATATTCGTGAGAAGTAAAAAATCAAAACAAGATAATCTGAAGTATAAAGAAATGGGTACGCAAACAGATAGCACCTTTTCGACGGATAAGGCTGTTCAAATGGTTTCAGTCGGAACGATGTGGTCTGAACAAGAAATTTACGGAAATGCAACTCACAAATCTCAG GATAAAGATACGGaccagaaaataaattatatggaTTATATACTAGAGTATCAAAGAACGgccgaaaaattgttattatcCATACATGAACAACTTTTGTCGCACAATGCACCGTTTTCATCGACAGATTTTAGTTCCAATGAACACACATGTGCAGCCCCTGATAGCAATATCGCAGCGAATCGATGGTCCACAAAATTTACTAATAACATAAATACCTCGGAAACACCTACTTGTACTTCTCCTGACTTTCCTGAAGTATCACATTCGCCGTCTTCTTCTACTGATAATTCTGGACATATACTGCTGCCTTCCGTAAAAGATGAGTATATCCCGAAGTTTTGTACCAAACCAGTAAAGGTTACACCGCCAGCGCCCTCACCTATCTGA